The Aureispira anguillae genome contains a region encoding:
- a CDS encoding T9SS type A sorting domain-containing protein, which yields MYFFCDYLRMVLIAVLLLNSLIINAQTPGNVSHDLGLWLKASDLTPSNNTTSNWDDAHSTNNNATYKHNPSIPNAYYEVVKDINFNNSVHFNDEWFESPLDINIGEVNVFTVYKLRSTGNNIPLWGNGGTNPNNLGKQAFADAISSGNLNDQSYSGGNTTNEVCLNHINTKDGATSSVYINGVLKANYTAGITVDSSLYSGTFIGREKSGTLPVTNSNNLDIAEFIVYTGSLSEAQRKNINSYLAIKYGVTLDHDYLIGNGNTIVWEQLQNTGFNNNIAGIAKDDDSDLEQLKSRSEVAPLLTLLTATISNGEALVIGDNAAATNTKTTFQEDNNFFAKGERIDRIWKCQKTAGFGATVDLKFDKTNTVLPSDFAVGTFVLLLADDDAFSKNLKAYPLTNGTTDYEATNVALQDGQYFTLAKPDAALWAIANSTLGQVNQWNNFDELDDNVLGLNKLFSPGGERPTYGDLNMNPINFNTYIEFNQGTHNGNPVAGKYIKTDNFVGFGETGTSTFLVLRRDTTQRSEALLSYAVGAGALANEMLIFDPSSVTVAVEEGTLSNGNASTKNIADGIPHVLTNIRGNGQDNNIRLDGNGGYLPYKNNTTIDLGGTLLFGQEQDNQGGGFNTAQEYKGDLAEVIVFNKRVNNNERNAIETYLAIKYGITLGRNYHLSTNTVTWDKSANATYHHNVTGIGRDDVFWLDQRKSTSQKLTGVNVTIEHAAPFSDDLSHLIWGHNQGVYDNFTVTNAPANYQISDRVWKAQNVNNRVGRVNVTLVLPPSMSNANNPNLRLLVNHSDDFSTGAVSYPVGTTTGGTITFENVLLEDDTYFTLSLMDDPDYVNHDPGAPLTFEACAGSNVTFRYTGLNSIPDSIQLMDKTGNPIVLSVTPNNTPANGQHSGTIDLTIPSNAGTGAVKILDGSTVLSALPVLIIHNPTVDFFTQKTLICATDEVPLIGVPTGGIFTATGYPDLLQNESLFGKNANWSNAHDGSKVISVEYAYTPSYMGGALCYQSIDTVHNITIFDNRLEELSLLPIVTEKTNPSRTDRVELGLNTSTINSIFPDLMGATFPIHFSGTYVNPIPTDSFLTDYAGYGEHPITMQYDNGGCIGTINSTLKVLPPPMIIGMVDTLCRMADTIHLRRDLVNYPYSTDSDTFTYYDPNGVPMQVVKLYQYNELVRFATQNSAHQSSLISIGNAVNEGHYSFDPKDNALNSASFVVFENEYKTTITTIVGGGWTIDTSKTTVLDTIHLKNQPILNFAIDNFYCENSEVDSLTPTPSYLSAAANYFEIKILDPSSGNYNILDTLLQDTLLDASYHYGKHTASLNGSSALGVQLTYYASYHGCQDSVSKSTEIRPAPTVTISARLNADYCINATPDTMVGAPSASTGVSGVYSGSGIDSVTGIFTPSLAGTGRDTLFYTFTGQNGCTETAFNPTTVHSLPDPGIISPSNNTTFLNTNSPVQLTSTVGGGTFSSTTSGLVTANGSNNYLLNPNTLGIHTVTYTLTDVFGCTDSVQYNYIVNDGGGTVTYTNNDPNAPAAFEACVGSSVRFTYDGLRAHPNQVQLVDTAGNIFAISNIQVSTLPVPVGHSGTIDLIIPANTGTGTVKLLDNTVSSGSNPVLYSFNTNLIVHNPSLDLLIPQTLICAMDTIPVFGVPTGGTFSAVNQGTYPDLFENNHLVGLNAGWSFQNDSAKTIGIAYHYVPSYFNGGLCPDTLSVTKTVEIRDNRLDELHFVPVVSDSLVPNIVDRVALALDSAVIRGIIPSLDTSYHFPIDFSGTYVNPIPTDTFLTDYAGFGEHPIQVTYNNGGCIGTIISDLVVLSPLQILGLDDDLCREASPVDFYPDGSVRYAYSISNSIDSLMNGNVKITTEELNRIDSVITRNVANQGAIIVLDSTHGQEHYQFVPMNLPVGTNRVTVEMHYTSITIIKEIDTANNTISSDTTKESFKGIHIINIKDRPTLNIALASHYCKNGAIDTLTPSPAFIGAPITYFELRGDSTGSGSYDSLGRLQEPYFNPQQIYDAYTFGSDLDIELIYVVKQYGCWDSDTVQTTIIKQIPVDFSIVGGSSHCTDIDSVRLDPSIAPTVGSGVFLVNDMIGSSTIITDSSNTVKYFSPRIARQGNYKITYQVMDSLGCKSFSGDKHIIVKEPPQIRLEVGGSSTSPITLCANDDSVRLETIVLSGGAAQSIAYSSVNSSLNIAGNTLFPKLSLANNSNSLNDIIRVTYVDSFGCSVKDFLSVNISKPTVDIAGFTRTITTIAYDGRYCNNATAFAINESPSYSSGANFTFTGGGVSLDTSGVYFYDPGFRIVDDFYIDTITYSFTDTLGCSNEVKKIVRIDSLPEMQLIGVDSSYCVNDTTAQLQGIPSATNTAGTGSYGGIGVNPNNGIFDPTIAGAGQKIISYTFIDRYTCRGIVFDTTYVHALPVPTISGYKSQYCSMDAVDTLIGSPSTGIYSSSSGLGIDPNTGIFNPSILGAGQHTLSYSFTDSLGCVGAIGGTITVDPTPEIIINGLKTAYCFNDLKDNILVSPPSGRLDNSHPGFTLNGNTIFFEPYYDTLAGSREFTYIYEDINTGCADTLEGETFVYKLSNPTYSGLDSFYCETRSTYPITGIPSGGAFSGAGILLDTSSNQYYFNPINAGGGAHIVNYTIDSLIIHNQDSLVCQIQTSTSVTVRALPVPVIVGPGNNHGFCSNDPRELLKGGGLSSTWDLFTSSTGGIDTIIIDSLVHIGGPNYRLISDTSYYFDPDLAGGGTHFITYIATDSASGCQDSTMYTYHVTDYVRPSFTTLDTTYCESAPPVLLDGSPSGIKVFVRNGDTLSSPPYFEPNPNYGTANLTATVVDTVIYAVTYGECYGVDTQLVAIKPVPMLSFTGTSLTNTYCLKDDTTSIPLAPNILGGEFDGQGVLLDGSTYSFLPYFAGVGRHPISYEYTDQTTGCGNVFIDTFTVLGMPNVAFKAIGGCQLDSVLFYPDNIILGLNDVFNNQIFDSITTITWELEPGHTVNGSNSANNNIDTIGHVFSSPGVYWPKLYVANRGYCVDTSTIRLVISPQVSTFPYDETFEISHGDWYAEAKDSTHPLLWEWGADSTSAGFNASANKMWATELNEPYEEGEAAWVYSPCFDISNLERPMIRFDYWSDTRKTIDGTVLEYQKPDGKWEPLGKLGRGISWFDTPIITGQPGDQSLAPIGWSGKTNGWASGRYKLDEFRANRNLRLRMAFGSHSINLSNFYDGFAFDNVWIGSRTRNVLLETTANINEPNMGIINDHVYQLVFHTSINKDMVLLQYHSKEPSTNDEFHLDNTAVANARTHYYGIFEAGRAYIDGRTNNVPRSRYLSAIDFEQDMLKSPKFKIDIDTFHHNNFGNFTIEATVEALIDINTVQEYQIHTVITEDSLVYASGNNDMVHAVVRKDDRTGANVYNKTWSVGETMQATLSWNHTGTNVSYNPGRFQAVVFIQNTGTKEVYQVNTSRDVNGYWVGVDQIQAEPELNEINSMNLYPNPAQQYFKVSFEEPLKKDYNWKLVDLRGVEVKSGMVQAGEQTLEVNDYDFPTGVYVFVVYNDHVFSQRKVIINRN from the coding sequence ATGTATTTTTTTTGTGATTACTTGAGAATGGTATTAATAGCTGTTTTGTTGCTGAATAGCTTAATAATAAATGCCCAAACTCCAGGAAATGTATCCCATGATTTAGGACTTTGGCTTAAGGCCAGTGACTTAACCCCAAGTAACAATACGACTTCAAATTGGGACGATGCACACAGTACGAACAACAATGCTACTTATAAGCATAATCCTAGCATTCCGAATGCCTATTATGAAGTAGTAAAAGATATTAACTTTAATAATTCGGTTCATTTTAATGACGAGTGGTTTGAAAGCCCCTTGGATATTAATATAGGAGAGGTGAATGTTTTTACAGTTTATAAATTACGATCAACAGGGAATAATATTCCTTTGTGGGGAAATGGAGGAACAAACCCTAATAACCTAGGAAAACAAGCTTTTGCTGATGCTATTTCTAGCGGAAATTTAAATGATCAATCTTATTCGGGAGGAAATACAACAAATGAGGTTTGTCTTAACCATATTAACACTAAGGATGGGGCTACTTCTTCGGTTTATATTAATGGTGTTCTAAAAGCTAATTACACAGCTGGAATAACAGTTGACTCTAGCTTATATTCTGGAACATTTATCGGCAGAGAAAAGAGTGGAACGCTTCCCGTTACGAACTCAAATAATCTTGATATCGCTGAGTTTATCGTTTATACAGGAAGTCTTAGTGAGGCACAAAGAAAAAATATTAATTCTTATTTGGCCATTAAATATGGAGTTACTTTGGACCATGATTATCTTATTGGTAATGGAAATACGATAGTTTGGGAGCAACTCCAAAATACAGGGTTTAATAACAATATAGCAGGAATTGCCAAAGATGACGATTCAGATCTAGAGCAACTGAAATCTAGAAGCGAAGTAGCTCCCTTACTGACCTTATTAACTGCTACAATTTCCAATGGGGAGGCCTTAGTAATAGGGGATAATGCTGCTGCTACTAATACAAAAACTACTTTTCAAGAAGATAATAATTTCTTTGCTAAAGGAGAACGGATTGATAGGATTTGGAAATGTCAAAAGACAGCAGGCTTTGGTGCTACTGTTGATCTTAAATTTGATAAGACGAATACTGTATTGCCAAGTGATTTTGCAGTAGGAACCTTTGTTTTGTTGCTGGCAGATGATGATGCTTTTAGTAAAAACCTAAAAGCATATCCGCTAACGAATGGCACAACGGATTATGAAGCAACTAATGTGGCATTACAGGATGGGCAGTATTTTACGTTGGCAAAACCAGACGCTGCGTTGTGGGCGATTGCAAATAGTACTTTAGGTCAGGTTAATCAATGGAATAACTTCGATGAATTGGACGATAATGTTTTAGGGCTAAATAAGCTATTTAGCCCTGGAGGGGAACGACCCACTTATGGTGATCTTAATATGAATCCCATTAATTTTAATACCTATATTGAATTTAATCAGGGAACTCACAATGGAAACCCAGTTGCAGGAAAATATATCAAAACAGATAACTTTGTTGGCTTTGGAGAAACAGGAACTTCTACTTTTTTGGTGTTAAGAAGGGATACAACTCAAAGATCAGAGGCCTTATTGTCCTATGCAGTAGGAGCAGGTGCCTTAGCCAATGAAATGCTTATTTTTGACCCTTCGAGTGTAACTGTTGCAGTAGAAGAAGGCACCTTGTCCAATGGTAATGCCAGTACCAAAAATATAGCAGATGGTATACCCCATGTTCTTACCAATATAAGAGGGAATGGACAAGATAATAACATTCGTTTGGATGGGAATGGAGGGTATCTTCCTTATAAAAATAATACAACAATTGATTTAGGAGGAACACTTTTGTTTGGGCAAGAACAGGACAATCAAGGAGGTGGTTTTAATACTGCTCAAGAGTATAAGGGAGATCTAGCGGAGGTAATTGTTTTTAACAAAAGGGTAAACAACAATGAGCGAAATGCAATTGAGACTTACCTAGCGATTAAGTATGGTATCACCCTAGGTCGAAATTATCATTTATCGACCAATACGGTTACTTGGGATAAGTCTGCAAATGCGACGTATCATCATAATGTTACAGGAATTGGTAGAGATGATGTTTTTTGGTTGGATCAACGCAAATCGACCAGCCAAAAGTTGACAGGCGTAAATGTTACCATTGAGCATGCGGCTCCTTTTAGTGATGATCTTTCGCATCTAATTTGGGGACATAACCAAGGGGTTTATGATAATTTTACAGTGACCAATGCCCCTGCTAATTACCAAATTTCTGATAGAGTATGGAAAGCCCAAAACGTTAACAATAGAGTAGGGAGGGTTAATGTAACATTGGTACTTCCGCCTTCAATGAGCAACGCTAATAATCCCAATCTTAGATTATTGGTTAACCACAGTGATGATTTTTCTACAGGTGCTGTAAGTTATCCTGTGGGAACAACAACAGGAGGAACAATTACTTTTGAAAACGTTCTCTTAGAGGACGATACTTACTTTACCTTGTCGTTGATGGATGATCCCGATTATGTCAATCATGACCCTGGTGCTCCTTTAACATTTGAGGCCTGTGCAGGATCAAATGTAACCTTTCGGTATACAGGTTTAAATAGTATACCCGATAGCATTCAATTGATGGATAAAACAGGGAATCCTATTGTTCTTTCTGTAACACCTAACAATACACCTGCCAATGGGCAACACAGTGGCACCATTGATTTAACAATCCCTTCCAATGCAGGAACAGGAGCAGTGAAAATTTTAGATGGTTCTACAGTATTGAGCGCTTTACCAGTTCTAATCATTCATAATCCTACGGTTGACTTTTTTACCCAAAAGACACTTATTTGCGCAACAGATGAAGTGCCACTAATTGGAGTTCCTACTGGGGGAATTTTTACGGCTACGGGCTATCCTGATTTATTACAGAATGAAAGCTTATTTGGAAAAAATGCAAACTGGTCTAATGCACACGATGGATCTAAAGTAATTTCTGTTGAATACGCTTATACCCCTTCTTATATGGGGGGAGCCTTGTGTTATCAGTCGATTGACACTGTTCATAACATTACCATATTCGACAATCGTTTGGAAGAACTTTCTTTGTTGCCTATTGTAACGGAAAAAACTAATCCTAGTCGTACTGATCGAGTTGAATTGGGATTAAACACAAGTACCATCAACAGTATTTTTCCAGATTTGATGGGGGCAACTTTTCCAATTCATTTTTCAGGAACTTATGTCAATCCAATACCAACGGATAGTTTTTTGACCGATTATGCAGGGTATGGAGAGCACCCTATTACCATGCAATACGATAATGGGGGGTGTATAGGAACAATCAATAGCACCCTAAAAGTGCTTCCGCCGCCAATGATTATTGGAATGGTAGATACTTTGTGCAGAATGGCAGATACAATTCATTTAAGGAGAGATCTTGTTAATTATCCTTATTCAACGGACAGTGACACCTTTACTTATTATGATCCTAATGGTGTGCCTATGCAGGTGGTTAAGCTTTATCAATATAATGAATTGGTGCGTTTCGCAACTCAGAATAGTGCCCATCAATCTTCTCTTATTTCTATTGGCAATGCAGTAAATGAAGGGCATTATAGTTTTGATCCTAAGGATAATGCACTAAATTCAGCTTCTTTTGTGGTATTTGAAAATGAATACAAAACAACGATCACAACAATTGTTGGAGGAGGATGGACAATAGATACAAGCAAAACAACAGTGCTAGATACAATTCATTTGAAGAACCAACCAATCCTTAATTTTGCGATTGATAATTTTTATTGCGAAAACTCAGAAGTAGATAGTTTAACTCCTACACCAAGTTATTTATCGGCAGCAGCTAATTATTTTGAGATTAAAATATTGGATCCGTCTTCAGGGAATTATAACATTTTAGATACCTTATTACAAGATACCTTGTTAGATGCCTCTTATCATTATGGTAAACATACTGCTAGCCTTAATGGAAGTAGTGCATTAGGTGTTCAATTGACCTATTATGCTTCATACCATGGTTGTCAGGATTCTGTGAGCAAATCTACCGAAATAAGACCAGCACCAACGGTAACTATTAGTGCAAGATTAAATGCGGATTATTGTATTAATGCTACACCAGATACGATGGTCGGAGCCCCTAGTGCTTCAACTGGCGTGTCGGGAGTATATAGCGGTTCAGGCATAGACTCTGTTACAGGAATATTTACGCCATCTCTTGCTGGGACGGGACGAGATACTTTGTTTTATACCTTTACAGGTCAAAATGGCTGCACAGAAACGGCTTTTAACCCCACCACAGTTCATTCCTTGCCCGATCCTGGGATTATTAGTCCTTCCAACAATACTACTTTTTTGAATACTAACTCTCCAGTTCAACTGACATCGACAGTAGGAGGCGGAACGTTCTCAAGTACCACATCGGGACTTGTAACGGCTAATGGTTCGAATAACTATTTATTGAATCCAAACACGCTAGGGATACATACGGTAACTTACACCCTTACTGATGTTTTTGGTTGCACAGATAGTGTACAGTACAATTATATTGTCAACGATGGTGGTGGAACCGTAACTTATACCAATAACGATCCGAATGCACCCGCAGCTTTTGAAGCTTGTGTTGGGTCAAGTGTGCGATTTACTTATGATGGATTGAGGGCACACCCGAATCAGGTACAGCTAGTGGATACTGCTGGGAATATATTTGCAATATCTAATATTCAAGTAAGTACCTTGCCTGTGCCAGTGGGGCATAGTGGTACAATTGATTTAATAATTCCTGCTAATACAGGAACTGGAACCGTAAAGTTGCTGGATAACACGGTCTCAAGTGGTTCGAATCCTGTATTATATAGTTTTAATACAAATTTAATTGTTCACAACCCTAGCCTTGATCTTTTGATTCCTCAGACACTTATTTGTGCAATGGACACGATTCCTGTTTTTGGAGTACCTACAGGAGGAACGTTTTCAGCCGTTAATCAAGGAACTTATCCCGATTTATTTGAGAACAATCATTTGGTTGGGCTAAATGCGGGTTGGTCGTTTCAAAATGATAGTGCAAAGACTATTGGTATAGCCTATCATTATGTTCCTTCTTATTTTAATGGGGGACTTTGCCCAGATACCTTATCGGTGACAAAGACGGTTGAAATTAGAGACAATCGCCTAGATGAATTGCATTTTGTTCCTGTTGTTTCAGATAGTTTGGTACCGAATATTGTAGATCGAGTTGCTTTGGCATTGGATAGTGCTGTCATAAGAGGAATTATTCCAAGCTTAGATACCTCGTATCATTTTCCAATTGATTTTTCGGGAACCTATGTCAACCCAATACCTACGGATACCTTTTTGACTGATTATGCTGGATTTGGAGAACATCCTATACAGGTAACGTATAATAACGGAGGCTGCATAGGGACAATAATAAGTGATTTGGTAGTGTTGTCTCCTCTGCAAATATTGGGGCTTGATGATGATTTATGTAGAGAAGCTAGTCCAGTGGATTTTTATCCCGATGGATCTGTTCGTTATGCCTATTCTATTAGTAATTCAATCGATTCTTTGATGAATGGAAACGTTAAAATAACTACGGAAGAACTCAACCGAATAGATAGTGTTATTACTAGAAATGTAGCCAATCAAGGGGCCATTATTGTCTTGGACAGTACACATGGACAGGAACATTATCAGTTTGTTCCGATGAACTTACCAGTGGGAACGAATAGGGTAACAGTAGAAATGCACTATACTTCTATTACAATTATAAAAGAAATAGATACTGCGAATAATACAATATCGTCAGATACTACAAAAGAGTCTTTTAAAGGTATTCATATTATTAATATAAAGGATCGTCCTACGCTTAATATTGCCTTGGCTTCTCATTATTGCAAAAATGGAGCTATTGATACCTTAACCCCTAGTCCCGCATTTATTGGAGCTCCTATTACTTATTTTGAATTGAGGGGAGATAGCACGGGGAGCGGTTCATATGATTCTTTGGGGAGATTACAAGAACCTTATTTTAATCCTCAACAAATTTATGATGCTTACACGTTTGGCAGTGATTTGGATATAGAACTGATTTATGTGGTTAAACAATATGGCTGTTGGGATTCCGATACCGTTCAGACAACAATAATTAAACAAATTCCAGTTGATTTTTCTATTGTAGGAGGGAGTAGCCATTGTACGGATATAGATAGTGTACGGTTAGACCCTTCTATAGCTCCAACCGTTGGAAGCGGTGTTTTTCTGGTGAACGATATGATAGGGTCATCTACTATTATAACCGATTCGAGCAATACAGTCAAGTATTTTTCTCCTCGTATAGCACGACAGGGAAATTATAAAATAACCTATCAGGTTATGGATAGTTTGGGATGTAAAAGCTTTAGTGGAGATAAGCATATTATAGTAAAAGAACCCCCTCAAATACGTTTGGAAGTAGGAGGAAGTTCTACCTCTCCGATTACACTTTGTGCCAACGATGATAGTGTAAGATTAGAAACGATTGTTCTATCGGGGGGCGCTGCCCAAAGTATCGCTTATTCTAGTGTAAATTCGAGCTTGAATATTGCGGGTAATACCTTGTTTCCTAAGCTATCGCTTGCAAATAATTCTAATAGCTTAAATGATATTATTCGAGTTACTTATGTAGATAGCTTTGGCTGTTCTGTAAAAGACTTTTTATCCGTTAATATTTCGAAACCAACCGTTGATATAGCAGGGTTTACGAGAACTATTACTACTATAGCCTATGATGGCAGGTATTGCAATAATGCTACTGCTTTTGCGATTAATGAGAGTCCTAGCTATTCGTCTGGAGCGAATTTTACTTTTACAGGAGGGGGAGTAAGCCTTGATACAAGTGGTGTTTATTTTTACGATCCAGGTTTCAGAATTGTTGACGATTTTTATATTGATACCATAACCTATAGTTTTACGGATACTTTGGGTTGTTCAAATGAAGTTAAAAAAATTGTTCGCATAGACTCTTTGCCAGAAATGCAACTGATAGGGGTGGATAGTTCTTATTGTGTCAACGATACTACTGCTCAATTACAAGGGATTCCTTCTGCTACCAATACCGCTGGAACAGGATCATATGGAGGGATTGGAGTGAATCCTAATAATGGAATCTTTGACCCGACAATAGCAGGGGCAGGGCAAAAAATTATTAGCTATACTTTTATCGACCGATATACTTGTCGAGGAATTGTTTTTGATACTACTTATGTACATGCATTGCCTGTTCCAACGATTAGTGGTTATAAAAGTCAATATTGCTCCATGGATGCAGTTGATACCTTAATAGGTAGTCCTAGTACGGGGATTTATAGTTCTAGTAGCGGTTTAGGTATAGATCCGAATACTGGAATCTTTAATCCATCTATTCTTGGAGCAGGACAGCATACCTTAAGTTATTCCTTTACCGATTCTTTGGGCTGTGTAGGGGCAATAGGGGGCACTATTACGGTTGATCCTACACCAGAGATTATTATTAATGGCTTGAAGACTGCTTATTGTTTTAATGATTTAAAAGACAATATTTTAGTTTCTCCGCCTTCTGGGAGACTTGATAATAGCCATCCTGGATTTACTCTAAATGGGAATACCATCTTTTTTGAACCTTATTATGATACCTTAGCTGGTTCAAGAGAATTTACTTATATCTACGAAGATATAAATACAGGCTGTGCAGACACCTTAGAGGGAGAAACCTTTGTTTACAAATTATCAAATCCAACTTATTCTGGTTTAGATAGCTTTTATTGTGAAACAAGAAGTACTTACCCGATTACTGGAATACCATCTGGTGGTGCCTTTTCTGGAGCAGGCATTTTACTGGACACTAGTAGCAATCAATATTATTTTAACCCGATTAATGCAGGTGGTGGGGCACATATAGTTAACTATACAATTGACAGTCTTATTATTCATAATCAGGATAGCTTGGTTTGTCAAATCCAAACAAGTACTTCTGTAACCGTTCGAGCTTTGCCAGTGCCTGTTATTGTTGGGCCTGGAAATAATCATGGTTTTTGTTCTAATGATCCTAGGGAGCTTTTAAAGGGCGGAGGTTTGTCAAGTACTTGGGATTTGTTTACAAGTTCTACAGGAGGAATAGACACAATAATAATAGATAGCTTAGTACATATCGGTGGACCCAATTATCGACTTATATCTGATACAAGTTATTATTTTGATCCTGATCTTGCTGGAGGGGGGACGCATTTTATAACTTATATTGCAACAGATAGTGCATCTGGTTGTCAAGATAGTACCATGTATACGTATCATGTAACTGATTATGTTCGTCCTTCTTTTACAACCTTAGACACTACTTATTGTGAATCTGCTCCTCCCGTGCTTTTAGACGGTAGCCCATCAGGGATAAAAGTATTTGTACGGAATGGAGATACCTTAAGTTCTCCTCCCTATTTTGAACCAAATCCTAACTATGGCACTGCTAACTTAACAGCAACAGTCGTTGATACGGTTATTTATGCAGTAACTTATGGAGAATGTTATGGTGTCGACACACAGCTGGTCGCTATAAAACCTGTGCCTATGCTTTCTTTCACGGGAACTTCCTTAACTAATACCTATTGTTTAAAGGATGACACAACGTCTATTCCACTGGCTCCAAATATACTAGGGGGAGAATTTGATGGTCAAGGGGTTTTGTTGGATGGATCTACTTATTCTTTTTTACCTTATTTTGCGGGAGTTGGTCGTCATCCTATCTCTTATGAATATACCGACCAAACAACAGGTTGTGGTAATGTATTTATAGATACTTTTACGGTTTTGGGAATGCCTAATGTTGCTTTTAAAGCAATAGGAGGATGTCAGTTAGATAGTGTTTTATTTTACCCAGATAACATTATCTTGGGTTTGAATGATGTTTTTAATAATCAAATTTTTGATTCTATAACCACTATTACTTGGGAATTAGAACCTGGGCATACCGTGAACGGTAGCAACAGTGCTAACAATAATATAGATACCATTGGTCATGTTTTTTCTAGTCCTGGTGTATATTGGCCCAAACTATATGTTGCGAATCGAGGTTATTGTGTGGATACTAGCACGATAAGGCTTGTTATATCTCCACAGGTTTCTACTTTTCCTTATGATGAAACATTCGAGATTTCTCATGGCGATTGGTACGCAGAGGCAAAAGACTCAACACATCCGTTGTTGTGGGAATGGGGTGCTGACAGTACATCAGCAGGTTTTAATGCGAGTGCAAATAAAATGTGGGCGACTGAACTTAATGAGCCTTATGAGGAGGGCGAAGCTGCTTGGGTTTATAGTCCTTGCTTTGACATTAGTAATTTAGAACGTCCAATGATTCGGTTTGATTATTGGTCAGATACGAGAAAAACAATTGATGGGACAGTTTTAGAATACCAAAAACCAGATGGTAAATGGGAACCACTTGGCAAATTAGGAAGGGGGATCAGTTGGTTTGATACTCCAATTATAACTGGTCAACCAGGAGATCAAAGTTTGGCCCCAATTGGATGGTCTGGAAAAACAAACGGATGGGCGAGTGGTCGGTATAAACTAGATGAGTTTAGAGCAAATAGAAATTTAAGATTGAGAATGGCTTTTGGTTCTCATTCGATCAATCTAAGCAATTTTTACGATGGTTTTGCTTTTGATAACGTTTGGATAGGGAGTAGAACGAGAAATGTATTGCTAGAAACAACCGCAAACATCAATGAGCCCAATATGGGAATCATTAACGACCATGTGTATCAATTGGTCTTCCATACTTCGATTAACAAAGATATGGTTTTGCTGCAATATCATTCTAAAGAACCATCTACGAATGATGAGTTTCATCTTGACAATACAGCAGTAGCAAATGCAAGAACGCATTACTATGGTATATTCGAAGCAGGACGAGCTTATATAGATGGTAGAACGAATAATGTTCCTCGTTCTAGGTACTTAAGCGCTATTGATTTTGAGCAAGATATGCTGAAGTCACCTAAGTTTAAAATAGACATAGATACCTTCCATCATAACAATTTTGGCAATTTTACGATAGAAGCCACGGTAGAAGCTTTGATAGATATTAATACCGTTCAAGAATACCAGATCCACACCGTTATTACGGAAGATTCGTTAGTGTATGCTTCAGGGAACAATGACATGGTACATGCGGTTGTTCGAAAAGACGATAGAACAGGTGCCAATGTATACAATAAAACATGGTCGGTAGGAGAAACCATGCAGGCTACTCTTTCTTGGAACCATACTGGCACCAATGTTAGCTATAATCCTGGCCGTTTCCAAGCAGTAGTCTTTATTCAAAACACAGGAACCAAAGAAGTGTATCAAGTAAATACTTCTAGAGATGTCAATGGTTATTGGGTGGGTGTAGACCAAATACAGGCAGAACCTGAGTTGAATGAAATCAACAGCATGAATTTGTATCCCAATCCTGCTCAGCAGTACTTTAAGGTATCTTTTGAAGAGCCTTTAAAGAAGGATTACAACTGGAAGTTGGTTGACTTACGAGGAGTAGAGGTGAAATCAGGAATGGTGCAGGCAGGGGAACAAACCCTAGAAGTAAACGACTATGATTTTCCTACAGGAGTTTATGTTTTTGTTGTTTACAATGATCATGTATTTTCTCAGCGAAAGGTTATCATCAATCGGAATTAG